From one Eucalyptus grandis isolate ANBG69807.140 chromosome 9, ASM1654582v1, whole genome shotgun sequence genomic stretch:
- the LOC104420438 gene encoding MDIS1-interacting receptor like kinase 2, whose protein sequence is MDLSHNYLYGELSWKWESCRNLTSLTISNNNISGEIPAVFGKMTRLQKLDLSSNNLSGVIPRELASLQFLLDLILNSNRITGDIPNEIGFLSKLEHLNLASNNFRGSIPAQFVQCTNLLSLNLSKNKLEGTIPSEIGNVRFLEVLDLSQNQLTGRIPQELGKLRVLETMNVSHNSLLGSIPETFGDMLALTIIDVSYNNLEGPLPNVKAFNEAPFEAIQHNKRLCGNVEALQKCDSPMSKKGNGDGGRGTTAIPVLTFLGFLLLASIVILLLIFVRRPRKNIKREDIGRLNDLDFLCILNFDGKAFYKQILEATEEFDSKFYVGEGAYGIVYKAEISTGQIVAVKKISSSPEEEILDFVSFEREIQALSNIRHRNIVKLYGFCSHL, encoded by the coding sequence ATGGACTTGAGCCACAATTATTTGTATGGTGAGCTTTCATGGAAGTGGGAGAGTTGTCGTAATTTGACAAGCTTAACAATATCCAACAACAACATTTCTGGTGAGATACCTGCAGTATTTGGAAAGATGACTCGGTTACAGAAATTGGACCTGTCTTCAAATAATTTGAGTGGAGTGATTCCAAGGGAGTTGGCAAGCTTGCAGTTTTTGCTAGATCTCATCCTGAATAGTAATCGGATCACAGGTGATATTCCTAATGAAATAGGATTTTTATCCAAACTAGAGCATCTCAACCTAGCATCAAACAATTTCAGGGGATCAATTCCAGCGCAATTCGTTCAATGCACGAACTTGTTGAGCTTGAACTTGAGCAAAAATAAATTGGAGGGAACCATTCCTTCCGAGATAGGAAATGTGCGATTCCTAGAAGTTCTTGATTTGAGTCAGAATCAATTGACCGGAAGAATACCGCAAGAGCTAGGAAAGCTGAGAGTCCTCGAAACCATGAATGTCTCCCACAATAGCTTGTTGGGTTCAATTCCAGAGACTTTTGGTGATATGCTGGCATTAACTATTATTGATGTGTCCTACAATAACCTTGAGGGCCCTCTCCCAAATGTCAAAGCTTTTAATGAGGCTCCATTTGAGGCAATTCAGCACAATAAGAGACTCTGTGGGAATGTTGAGGCTTTACAAAAATGCGACTCTCCTATGAGCAAGAAAGGCAATGGAGATGGTGGACGTGGAACTACTGCTATCCCTGTGCTCACGTTCTTGGGATTTCTGCTTCTTGCTTCCATCGTGATCCTTCTCTTGATCTTTGTACGTCGTCCAAGAAAGAATATCAAGAGAGAAGACATTGGACGATTGAATGATTTAGATTTTTTgtgcattttgaattttgatggcaAAGCTTTCTACAAGCAAATCCTTGAGGCCACAGAAGAGTTTGACTCCAAGTTCTATGTGGGAGAAGGAGCATACGGCATTGTTTATAAAGCAGAAATATCGACGGGTCAAATTGTTGCTGTCAAGAAGATTTCTTCGTCCCCTGAAGAGGAGATCCTTGACTTTGTATCTTTTGAGAGGGAGATTCAAGCCTTATCAAATATTCGCCATCGCAACATCGTCAAACTTTATGGGTTTTGCTCTCACTTATAA